The following proteins are encoded in a genomic region of Halonatronomonas betaini:
- the polX gene encoding DNA polymerase/3'-5' exonuclease PolX — MEDLTAKEVAAMLNELADLMEIKGDNPFRIRAYQNAARAITGQSEKLIDIVKDGRLQDIKGVGEGLAGIITEIFETGTSSQLEELKRELPAGISELLNIPGLGPKRAHQLYYELEINNIDDLKLALKENQVQTLKGFGPKTENNLLEALLEYENYQGLMTIGRADKLAKRLEEYFKESDGLWKQMSFAGSLRRRKELVKDIDMIFVPAEDKLEELKDTIKNYPESEKIELAGDTKITLQLENGIKVDFRLLEEESYPFAQQHFTGSKEHNVVIRRIAKEAGYISNEYGLFDRETDEKVTRINTEADLYEFLGLSYIIPELREDKGEIEAASENKLPESVELADIKGELHLHTRYSDGACTIEEMVEAAIAQGYEYIAVTDHSESLRIASGLTVEDLEEQAKEIAEVQKKYPDFKILSGIEVDILSDNNLDFSDEVLEKLDLVIGSIHSGFTQSEAEINERIITAMENPNVDIIAHPRGRLLGKREAYPVDMDKIIKEAARTGTALEINASPSRLDLDDHYAKKAKEADVKISINTDAHHTRELKDMELGVSVARRGWLEKDDIINTMNSDQLIDYLNK, encoded by the coding sequence ATGGAAGACTTAACAGCAAAAGAAGTTGCCGCAATGTTGAATGAACTTGCTGATTTAATGGAAATAAAAGGTGATAATCCATTTAGAATAAGGGCTTATCAGAATGCTGCCAGAGCTATTACCGGACAATCGGAGAAATTAATTGATATAGTTAAAGATGGAAGATTACAGGATATAAAAGGGGTTGGCGAAGGTCTTGCCGGTATTATAACTGAAATCTTTGAGACAGGAACTTCCAGCCAGTTAGAAGAATTAAAAAGGGAGTTGCCAGCAGGAATTTCTGAATTATTAAATATTCCTGGACTAGGCCCTAAAAGGGCTCATCAGTTATATTATGAGCTGGAAATTAATAATATAGACGATTTGAAGCTAGCATTAAAGGAAAATCAGGTTCAGACTTTAAAGGGATTTGGCCCTAAAACAGAAAATAATTTATTAGAGGCTTTACTGGAATATGAGAATTATCAGGGCTTAATGACTATCGGTCGAGCTGATAAACTGGCTAAGAGACTGGAAGAATACTTTAAAGAGTCAGATGGGTTATGGAAACAGATGAGTTTTGCCGGGAGTTTAAGAAGGAGAAAAGAACTTGTTAAAGATATAGATATGATTTTTGTTCCAGCAGAGGATAAGTTAGAGGAATTAAAAGATACTATTAAAAATTATCCTGAGTCTGAAAAGATTGAACTGGCTGGTGATACTAAAATAACTTTGCAATTAGAAAATGGTATTAAAGTTGATTTTAGATTGCTTGAAGAAGAAAGCTATCCATTTGCTCAACAGCATTTTACTGGTTCTAAGGAGCATAATGTGGTAATCAGGAGAATTGCCAAAGAAGCAGGTTATATTTCCAATGAATATGGTCTTTTTGATAGAGAAACTGATGAGAAAGTTACCAGGATAAATACAGAGGCTGATTTATATGAGTTTTTAGGTCTATCTTATATTATTCCTGAGCTAAGGGAGGATAAAGGCGAGATTGAAGCAGCCAGTGAAAATAAACTACCTGAATCTGTTGAACTAGCAGATATTAAAGGCGAACTTCATCTTCATACCAGATATAGTGATGGTGCCTGCACAATTGAGGAGATGGTTGAAGCTGCAATTGCTCAGGGTTACGAGTATATAGCAGTTACTGATCACTCTGAATCTTTAAGGATTGCAAGTGGTTTAACTGTTGAAGATTTAGAAGAACAGGCTAAAGAGATAGCTGAGGTACAGAAGAAATATCCTGATTTTAAAATACTCTCAGGTATTGAGGTAGATATATTAAGTGATAACAATCTTGATTTTTCTGATGAAGTCCTTGAAAAACTGGATTTAGTTATAGGTTCAATTCATAGTGGATTTACCCAGTCAGAGGCTGAAATTAATGAGAGAATTATAACTGCAATGGAGAACCCTAATGTTGATATTATTGCCCATCCCAGGGGCAGATTATTAGGTAAAAGAGAGGCTTACCCTGTAGATATGGATAAGATTATTAAAGAAGCTGCCAGAACTGGAACTGCTTTAGAGATAAATGCCTCACCATCGAGATTGGATCTTGATGATCATTATGCGAAAAAGGCAAAAGAGGCTGATGTAAAGATTTCTATTAATACTGACGCCCATCATACCAGAGAATTAAAGGATATGGAATTAGGCGTATCTGTAGCCAGAAGAGGCTGGCTAGAAAAAGATGATATAATAAATACAATGAACTCTGATCAATTGATTGATTATTTAAATAAATAG
- the pheS gene encoding phenylalanine--tRNA ligase subunit alpha has protein sequence MDVKETVSEILDEFKKEYSQANDLDALEDLRIKYLGKKGEVQKLFNKMGSIPAEKRPVLGKEANILKQKIEAELNEKKEKFEAEAKAKKLAEETIDVTLPGKTINQGARHPLSVVTEELEDIFIGLGFEIAEGPELEDEYHNFEALNIPENHPARDLQDTLYFNDSFLLRTHTSPVQVRTMENTEPPIRIIAPGRVYRADELDASHSPVFHQLEGLVIDENITFGDLKGTIRAMVEEIYGKDQEVRFRPSYFPFTEPSAEVDVSCIVCQGDGCSLCSRTGWLEIMGSGMVHPNVLRMSGIDPEKYSGFAFGMGIDRITLLKYGINDIRLLFENDRRFLKQF, from the coding sequence ATGGATGTAAAAGAAACTGTAAGTGAAATTTTAGATGAATTTAAGAAAGAATATTCCCAGGCTAATGATTTAGATGCATTAGAAGATTTAAGAATTAAATATCTGGGGAAAAAGGGAGAAGTTCAAAAATTATTTAATAAGATGGGGAGTATCCCTGCGGAAAAACGTCCAGTTTTAGGGAAAGAAGCTAATATTTTAAAACAAAAAATTGAAGCAGAATTGAATGAAAAGAAAGAAAAATTCGAGGCTGAAGCTAAAGCTAAAAAATTAGCAGAAGAGACTATTGATGTAACTCTACCTGGAAAAACTATCAACCAGGGAGCCAGACATCCTCTTTCTGTTGTAACTGAAGAGTTAGAAGATATTTTTATTGGATTAGGCTTTGAAATTGCAGAAGGACCTGAACTAGAAGATGAATATCATAATTTTGAAGCTTTAAATATTCCTGAAAATCATCCAGCACGAGATTTACAGGATACTCTATATTTCAATGATAGCTTTTTATTAAGGACCCATACATCTCCGGTCCAGGTAAGAACGATGGAAAATACAGAACCGCCTATTAGAATTATTGCACCAGGCAGGGTCTATCGAGCTGATGAATTAGATGCCTCGCATTCCCCTGTGTTTCATCAATTGGAGGGTTTAGTGATTGATGAGAACATAACCTTTGGTGATTTAAAGGGTACGATAAGGGCAATGGTTGAGGAGATTTATGGCAAGGACCAGGAAGTTAGGTTTCGCCCCAGTTATTTCCCATTTACTGAACCCAGTGCAGAGGTTGATGTTTCCTGTATAGTCTGTCAGGGAGATGGATGCAGTCTCTGTTCAAGGACTGGCTGGCTTGAAATCATGGGTTCTGGAATGGTCCATCCAAATGTCTTAAGAATGTCAGGTATCGATCCTGAAAAATATAGTGGTTTTGCTTTTGGAATGGGAATTGATCGAATTACTTTATTAAAATATGGGATTAATGATATTAGATTATTATTTGAAAATGATCGTCGTTTCTTAAAACAATTTTAA
- the pheT gene encoding phenylalanine--tRNA ligase subunit beta, with product MQISHNWLNSYIDLPYTPYELEKKLTMAGLEVEKLEFLGSGLEDIIVGKVLDVKEHENADKLHVCQVDCGEDEVYQIVCGADNVRKDLKVPVALPGTILPDGMKIGEAKLRGVQSNGMICSADELKLAEERQPGIMELPDDFSVGAKFIDEYMLNDFVYKLDLTPNYSRCLGMLGVARELSALADENLEINYPDTNLESEEDLPVKIDIEDENLCSRYTARLIKGIEIGPSPIWMQRYLKASGIRPINNVVDITNFVMLEYNQPLHAFDYDKVSGDKIIIRRARQGEDLVTLDGQRRELDEDVLVIADENKAIGLAGVMGGEETEVSSETENILLEAACFDPVNIRTTARKFALPSESSHRFERKIDIKAIAEVSRRAANLFVKYAGAEVVGNLNDEYPSPEAELILSLRPDKVNNHLGIDIEKEEIRDMLEALGFSVEIETDKLKVDVPSFRTDVEYQADLIEEVARVYGYNNIPYTRPASKGSGGRNENQKKELTLMKLLQGQGLDEAKTFSLWESKSKYLKLLPEDKAIELRLKNPLSEAFADLRTTLLPGLINVLANNSRKQIKNMAVYEIGRVFFDRGNQKPGEKNMLAMASMGASVDSWDLDAPDFFYLKGILENLFDYYKIDNYKFEKAAYEIFHPGRAANILINGKDCGMIGEIHPDIQEDEDLPERTAIVEINLDNLFALTGRDSIRHGEISRYPSTERDLALIVSEEVTAGAIIESIKDISGRILEKVELFDYYKGSQIPEGKKSLALKLTYLDKDKTIKEEEVTEEIEKVIKELKSRFNVEIRGN from the coding sequence ATGCAGATATCACATAACTGGTTAAATTCATATATAGATCTACCTTATACACCATATGAGCTGGAGAAAAAATTAACTATGGCTGGACTGGAAGTTGAGAAATTGGAATTTTTAGGTTCAGGCCTTGAAGATATAATTGTTGGTAAGGTTCTTGATGTAAAGGAGCATGAAAATGCAGATAAATTACATGTCTGTCAGGTTGATTGTGGAGAAGATGAGGTTTATCAGATTGTTTGCGGGGCAGATAATGTCAGGAAAGATCTAAAGGTTCCAGTTGCGTTACCTGGTACTATCTTACCAGATGGAATGAAAATTGGTGAAGCTAAATTAAGAGGGGTTCAATCCAATGGGATGATCTGTTCGGCAGATGAGCTTAAACTTGCAGAAGAGAGACAGCCAGGAATTATGGAGCTGCCTGATGACTTTAGTGTTGGTGCAAAGTTTATCGATGAGTATATGTTAAATGATTTTGTTTATAAATTAGATTTAACACCTAATTATTCTAGATGTCTTGGAATGCTAGGTGTAGCTAGAGAACTTTCTGCTCTGGCAGATGAAAATTTAGAAATTAATTATCCAGATACTAATCTTGAATCGGAAGAAGACTTACCTGTTAAAATAGATATAGAAGATGAAAATCTCTGCAGCAGATATACAGCAAGACTTATAAAAGGAATTGAAATAGGTCCCTCTCCAATCTGGATGCAAAGATATTTAAAAGCTTCTGGAATCAGGCCGATTAATAATGTGGTTGATATAACTAATTTTGTAATGCTTGAATATAATCAACCTCTTCATGCTTTTGATTATGATAAGGTTTCTGGAGATAAGATTATTATTCGGAGAGCCAGACAAGGTGAAGATTTAGTAACTCTTGATGGGCAGAGACGTGAATTAGATGAAGATGTTCTGGTGATAGCAGATGAAAATAAGGCTATAGGCCTTGCTGGTGTAATGGGAGGAGAAGAGACAGAGGTTTCCAGTGAGACAGAAAATATTTTGCTTGAGGCGGCTTGCTTTGATCCTGTTAATATCAGGACAACAGCTCGGAAATTTGCCCTGCCCAGTGAATCCTCTCATAGATTTGAAAGAAAGATTGATATTAAGGCTATCGCTGAGGTCTCCAGACGGGCTGCAAATCTTTTTGTTAAATATGCAGGTGCTGAAGTGGTTGGCAATCTTAATGATGAATATCCGTCTCCAGAAGCTGAATTAATTTTATCTTTAAGACCTGATAAAGTTAATAATCATTTAGGTATTGATATTGAAAAAGAAGAGATCAGAGATATGCTTGAAGCTCTGGGCTTTTCTGTTGAGATAGAAACTGATAAATTAAAAGTAGATGTGCCATCCTTTAGAACTGATGTTGAATATCAGGCAGATTTAATTGAAGAAGTTGCCAGGGTTTATGGGTATAATAATATCCCATATACAAGACCGGCCAGTAAAGGGTCTGGAGGCAGAAATGAAAATCAGAAGAAAGAGCTTACTTTAATGAAACTGCTTCAGGGTCAGGGACTTGATGAAGCAAAGACTTTCAGTCTATGGGAGAGTAAGAGTAAATATTTAAAATTACTTCCTGAAGATAAAGCAATAGAACTGAGGCTAAAAAATCCTCTCAGTGAAGCTTTTGCTGATTTAAGAACAACTCTATTACCAGGTTTAATTAATGTTTTAGCAAATAATTCAAGAAAACAGATAAAAAATATGGCTGTATATGAAATTGGTCGGGTGTTTTTTGATAGAGGCAATCAGAAACCTGGTGAGAAAAATATGCTGGCGATGGCCAGTATGGGCGCCAGTGTTGATAGCTGGGATTTAGACGCCCCGGATTTCTTTTATCTGAAGGGAATACTTGAAAATCTATTTGATTATTATAAAATAGATAATTATAAATTTGAGAAAGCAGCCTATGAAATATTTCATCCAGGTAGAGCAGCAAACATTCTAATAAATGGAAAAGATTGTGGTATGATCGGGGAAATTCATCCAGATATACAGGAAGATGAAGATTTACCAGAAAGAACTGCAATTGTTGAAATAAATCTAGATAATTTATTTGCTCTGACTGGCAGAGATTCAATACGGCATGGAGAGATCTCCAGATATCCATCAACTGAGAGGGATCTGGCTTTAATAGTTTCAGAAGAAGTTACTGCCGGAGCTATTATTGAATCTATTAAAGATATTTCTGGCAGGATTCTGGAAAAGGTTGAGTTATTTGATTATTATAAAGGCAGTCAGATACCTGAAGGTAAAAAGTCGCTGGCATTAAAGCTGACTTATCTGGATAAGGATAAAACAATTAAAGAAGAGGAAGTAACTGAAGAGATTGAAAAAGTTATTAAAGAGTTAAAATCCAGATTTAATGTAGAAATTAGAGGTAATTAA
- a CDS encoding CvpA family protein codes for MPALSLLDIIIGIVLLFFLITGYKKGFVRQTATILGLLISVYVSVYFYLDFVIFLERFLDLSPTVLQFISFAIIFIVLNVVIHLLGESFKALLDKLYLEAADRAGGILFGGLKGIALVYFLVVILNQIPIPEVESMVNNSYLALWLLDLTPIFQEAINDILN; via the coding sequence TTGCCTGCTTTATCTCTGCTTGATATAATTATCGGCATAGTATTATTATTCTTTCTAATTACCGGTTATAAAAAAGGGTTTGTAAGGCAGACTGCCACTATTTTAGGGCTTCTGATCTCTGTATATGTCTCTGTCTATTTTTATTTAGATTTTGTTATTTTTCTTGAGCGATTTTTAGATTTATCACCGACAGTTTTGCAATTTATCAGTTTTGCTATTATTTTTATTGTTTTAAATGTTGTAATTCATTTATTAGGGGAATCATTTAAAGCATTGTTAGATAAATTATATTTAGAAGCAGCCGATCGAGCAGGTGGAATTTTATTTGGCGGGCTTAAAGGGATTGCTTTAGTTTATTTTCTTGTTGTTATTTTAAATCAGATACCTATCCCTGAAGTCGAATCAATGGTTAACAATTCATATTTAGCTCTCTGGTTGCTTGATCTTACCCCGATATTTCAAGAGGCAATCAATGATATTTTAAATTAA
- a CDS encoding cell division protein ZapA — protein sequence MTQDKKNKFRINILGESHTVTTDQPQGYIHELSDTINRIGSDIKNAYPYIPKRRLNALTLINLADLKHKAEQEKDKVIRERDRLAQEKEELEDELNRLRQDNDELMELLQEVE from the coding sequence ATGACTCAAGATAAGAAAAATAAATTTAGAATTAATATTTTAGGTGAGTCTCATACTGTTACTACTGATCAACCCCAGGGATATATTCATGAATTAAGTGATACAATAAATCGGATAGGCTCTGACATTAAAAATGCCTATCCGTATATTCCTAAAAGAAGGTTGAATGCCTTAACCTTAATTAATCTTGCAGATTTAAAGCATAAAGCTGAGCAGGAAAAGGATAAGGTTATCAGGGAACGGGATAGACTGGCTCAAGAAAAAGAAGAGTTGGAAGATGAACTTAACAGATTGAGACAGGATAACGATGAATTAATGGAACTATTACAGGAGGTTGAATGA
- a CDS encoding endonuclease MutS2, which yields MHRPSLEVLEFNKIKEMVAEQARTYPGKNKVRSLVPFKYKDQVQYKLKEAGQAAALIEELGRPPLLCPEDIPAILERASKEIVLQISEISKVERLIRSTGNSLAYFKDLKDLEEKFKSGDNLIIDGPLLKYAENLENQGELLNEINKIIDENNEIKDTASNKLKNIRNNIDSTENQIRNKLDSIIRDSGRQKMLQDTIVTRRENRFVVPVKQEYKNTFSGIIHDQSSSGVTVFMEPVEVVKLNNNLRELQQDEKAEIQRILRKLTLKIADRYRPLKRNFNILVKIDEIFARGGFLNQYDGTVPAVNKSGYIKIVQGRHPLLGDQAVPIDVHVGGKFRTLLITGPNTGGKTVALKTLGLFVSLAGSGIPVPADDGTRISIFNSVFADIGDEQSIEQNLSTFSSHMNKINMFLSKADANSLVLLDEIGAGTDPREGAALGIALLDEFKEKNAVTVATTHYSQLKSYAYSNDGVENASVEFDLESLSPTYRLIMGVPGGSNAFEIALRLGLPDKIIEDARSLLDEDELVVEEIIADLNDKRRYYEEKNLELEKLEARLEKEKEELEKEKEKLDKDKKKILEETREQARRELRQAQAKAKRILSELKNKDFANRPDVDRLETEINQEMKDMEKKLKTESKESDKDKEISHDFQPGEEVRINSLSQTGEIIELDDSKKEATVQAGIMQVTVDQSDLSPTPDEEKEDKKTFKKYQVKKNKSVSNSLDIRGKRYEEAQQIVDKYLDDAFLAGLTEVEIIHGKGSGALREAVAELLEESPHVKSYRTGGEGEGGLGVTIAKIGK from the coding sequence ATGCATCGTCCAAGTTTAGAGGTTTTGGAGTTTAATAAGATAAAAGAGATGGTGGCAGAACAGGCCCGAACTTATCCTGGAAAGAATAAGGTTAGATCGCTGGTACCCTTTAAATATAAAGATCAGGTCCAGTATAAGCTTAAAGAAGCAGGTCAGGCGGCTGCTTTAATAGAAGAGTTAGGTCGCCCTCCTTTATTATGTCCAGAGGATATTCCAGCTATTTTAGAGCGGGCAAGTAAAGAGATTGTGCTGCAAATAAGTGAGATAAGTAAAGTTGAAAGGTTGATAAGATCAACAGGTAATAGCCTTGCTTATTTTAAAGATTTAAAGGATTTAGAGGAAAAATTTAAATCTGGAGATAATCTAATTATTGATGGCCCTTTACTAAAATATGCTGAAAACCTGGAAAACCAGGGGGAATTATTAAATGAAATTAATAAGATTATTGATGAGAATAATGAAATAAAGGATACTGCCAGTAATAAACTAAAAAATATTAGAAATAATATAGATAGTACTGAAAATCAGATTAGAAATAAATTAGATAGTATTATCAGAGATTCTGGCAGGCAGAAAATGTTACAGGATACTATTGTTACCAGAAGAGAAAACAGATTTGTCGTTCCAGTAAAACAGGAATATAAAAATACTTTTTCAGGTATTATCCATGATCAATCTTCCAGTGGAGTTACAGTCTTTATGGAGCCTGTGGAAGTGGTGAAGTTAAATAATAATCTGCGGGAACTTCAGCAGGACGAGAAGGCTGAGATCCAGAGAATATTAAGGAAATTAACATTAAAAATTGCAGACAGGTATCGGCCTTTAAAGAGAAATTTTAATATTTTAGTTAAAATTGATGAAATATTTGCTAGAGGTGGATTTTTAAATCAATATGATGGAACTGTACCTGCAGTCAATAAATCTGGATATATTAAGATAGTTCAGGGAAGGCATCCTTTATTAGGCGATCAGGCTGTACCTATTGATGTACATGTAGGCGGTAAATTTAGAACATTGTTAATTACTGGTCCAAATACTGGTGGTAAAACAGTAGCTTTAAAAACATTAGGATTGTTTGTATCACTTGCAGGAAGTGGGATTCCAGTGCCTGCGGATGATGGCACTAGAATTTCTATCTTTAATTCGGTATTTGCTGATATTGGTGATGAACAGAGTATTGAACAGAATTTAAGTACTTTTTCATCTCATATGAATAAAATTAATATGTTTTTATCTAAAGCAGATGCTAATTCACTTGTTTTACTGGATGAGATTGGTGCTGGAACAGATCCCAGGGAGGGAGCAGCTCTAGGAATTGCTCTATTAGATGAATTTAAAGAGAAGAATGCTGTTACTGTTGCTACAACCCATTACAGTCAGCTAAAAAGTTATGCCTATAGTAATGATGGGGTAGAAAATGCCTCAGTTGAGTTTGATCTGGAAAGTTTAAGCCCGACTTATAGATTGATAATGGGAGTTCCTGGAGGTAGTAATGCTTTTGAAATAGCTTTAAGACTTGGCTTACCTGATAAGATTATTGAGGATGCAAGAAGCCTTTTAGATGAGGATGAGCTGGTTGTTGAAGAGATCATTGCTGACTTAAATGATAAAAGGCGTTATTATGAAGAAAAGAATCTGGAGCTTGAAAAATTAGAAGCCAGATTAGAAAAAGAGAAAGAAGAATTAGAAAAAGAAAAAGAAAAATTAGACAAGGATAAGAAAAAGATTCTTGAAGAGACAAGAGAGCAGGCCAGGAGAGAATTGCGACAGGCTCAGGCTAAAGCAAAAAGAATCTTATCTGAATTAAAGAATAAAGATTTTGCCAACCGGCCAGATGTTGACAGGCTTGAAACTGAGATTAACCAGGAAATGAAGGATATGGAGAAAAAGCTTAAGACTGAAAGTAAAGAAAGTGATAAAGATAAAGAAATCAGTCATGATTTCCAGCCTGGTGAAGAGGTTAGAATTAATAGCCTATCACAGACTGGAGAGATTATTGAGCTTGATGATTCTAAAAAAGAGGCAACTGTTCAGGCTGGTATTATGCAGGTAACTGTAGATCAATCAGATCTCTCTCCAACTCCAGATGAGGAAAAGGAAGATAAAAAAACCTTTAAGAAATATCAGGTTAAGAAGAATAAATCAGTTTCAAATAGTCTGGATATAAGAGGCAAGAGATATGAGGAAGCCCAGCAGATAGTTGATAAATATCTTGATGATGCATTTCTTGCCGGTTTAACTGAGGTTGAAATAATTCATGGTAAAGGCAGTGGCGCTTTAAGGGAAGCTGTTGCTGAATTACTGGAGGAATCTCCCCATGTTAAAAGTTATAGGACCGGTGGAGAGGGAGAAGGTGGCTTAGGAGTAACAATTGCTAAAATTGGTAAGTAA
- a CDS encoding transglycosylase domain-containing protein, which yields MSAKKNEQKSSKKKTNKKYIFAFILILFFFITGLFLGGLTWIIQDTPDISDYRGGSLSTMIYSNDGDLINSLYQENRVYVTLDEIPENLQNAFIAIEDHNFYDHHGIDLVGIGRALVTNIIEGRRAQGGSTITQQLARSALLSQEKTYYRKLQEAYLALQFERLYTKDEILEMYLNEIFLGHSAYGVEAASQQYFGKSVSELNLSESALVAGLTRAPNYYSPYNNMDEAVRRRGIVLNRMYQLDYLDEDQRNTAHQEEVELSADGRTIDESAPYFVRYVRDQLIRMFGAQTVFGGGLEVYTTIDLDKQRKAEESIQEALDEGIIPSIDRETEIANIQPQFSSISIEPESGEIRAMIGGRGDDEFNRATQAARQPGSAFKPFVYAEAIRQGQFPASLVEDIPRPSPSNDTNFEIWPVNFNHQYHGLVSLRQALASSLNVAAVNLIEDIGVEATTDIAEEMGISTFAPSDYYDDHLSLALGGLTRGVTPLELTSSYGVFANNGVWVQPHAIKEVRDRDGNVLYKANPDKRVVFDEEDNYLIQSMLQSVVQDGTGWRADLGREVGGKTGTTNRYTDAWFIGFIPELVTGVWIGEDSPRQMNYSDTGRIGSGQAVQIWRKFMDKAIEDIPATAFDRPENIVSLEIDPITAKLPDGNNPRAINEIFREDNTPSDTSDFSGEISTVRIDRETGKLATDNCPEDNIVSREYLVDSGIMLGPDDIGFQQSSSPGGGRSSISGRYQAREGMPLIEIDSETGIPNRDDDGNLVFKTVPDEYCGEHGGTPLDQPDETPDEDRDQLFPIGEQDDETDDDDIDLDLDEIEDEEPEDDVEEDEEPEEDSSREDRRSTIDSLLDRLSPSDD from the coding sequence TTGTCTGCAAAGAAAAATGAGCAGAAAAGCTCTAAAAAGAAAACAAACAAAAAATATATTTTCGCATTTATTTTAATATTATTCTTCTTTATAACAGGTCTATTTTTAGGGGGCTTAACCTGGATAATTCAGGACACCCCGGATATTTCTGATTATCGTGGAGGAAGCCTTTCAACAATGATTTATAGTAATGATGGAGATTTAATTAATAGTCTCTATCAGGAAAACCGAGTATATGTAACACTTGATGAAATTCCTGAAAATTTACAAAATGCATTTATTGCTATTGAAGATCATAATTTTTATGATCACCATGGAATTGATTTAGTAGGTATCGGCAGGGCTCTAGTTACAAATATTATTGAAGGTCGGAGGGCTCAGGGTGGAAGTACAATTACCCAGCAGCTAGCAAGGAGTGCTTTATTAAGCCAGGAAAAAACATATTATAGAAAACTTCAGGAAGCCTATCTGGCATTACAATTTGAAAGATTATATACAAAAGATGAAATCCTGGAAATGTATCTAAATGAGATATTCTTAGGACATAGTGCTTATGGTGTTGAGGCAGCCTCACAGCAATATTTTGGCAAATCTGTTTCAGAATTAAATTTAAGCGAATCTGCCCTGGTGGCCGGTTTAACCAGAGCTCCAAACTATTATTCGCCTTATAATAACATGGATGAAGCAGTTAGACGAAGAGGCATTGTCTTAAATAGAATGTATCAATTAGATTACCTGGATGAAGACCAACGTAATACAGCCCATCAAGAGGAAGTTGAATTAAGTGCAGATGGAAGAACTATCGATGAAAGTGCTCCATATTTTGTCAGGTATGTCAGAGATCAGCTAATAAGAATGTTTGGAGCCCAGACTGTATTTGGCGGTGGTCTCGAGGTTTATACAACTATAGATTTAGATAAACAGCGTAAAGCTGAAGAAAGTATACAGGAAGCCTTAGATGAAGGAATTATACCATCTATAGATCGAGAAACTGAAATAGCCAATATCCAGCCACAATTTTCATCAATATCAATCGAGCCTGAATCCGGTGAAATAAGAGCAATGATTGGTGGCCGTGGAGACGACGAATTTAATCGGGCAACTCAGGCTGCCAGACAGCCTGGTTCAGCATTTAAACCATTTGTCTATGCAGAAGCAATAAGGCAGGGCCAGTTTCCAGCCTCACTGGTTGAAGATATTCCAAGGCCTTCTCCCAGTAATGATACAAATTTTGAAATCTGGCCTGTAAACTTTAATCATCAATATCATGGGCTGGTTTCATTAAGACAGGCATTAGCATCATCATTAAATGTGGCAGCAGTCAATTTAATCGAAGATATCGGAGTTGAAGCAACGACTGATATTGCTGAGGAGATGGGCATATCAACCTTTGCACCATCCGATTATTATGACGATCATCTTTCACTGGCACTTGGAGGTTTAACCAGAGGAGTGACACCCCTGGAACTCACTTCATCATATGGAGTATTTGCTAATAATGGAGTCTGGGTCCAGCCCCATGCCATTAAAGAGGTTAGAGATAGAGATGGTAACGTACTCTATAAAGCAAATCCAGATAAAAGAGTAGTCTTTGATGAAGAGGATAATTATTTAATCCAGAGCATGCTCCAATCTGTTGTTCAGGATGGTACTGGCTGGAGAGCAGATCTAGGCCGTGAAGTTGGCGGTAAAACAGGAACAACAAATAGATATACAGATGCCTGGTTTATCGGTTTTATCCCTGAATTAGTAACAGGTGTCTGGATTGGCGAAGATAGTCCAAGACAGATGAACTATTCAGATACTGGAAGAATTGGCAGTGGACAGGCTGTTCAGATCTGGAGAAAGTTTATGGATAAAGCAATTGAAGATATCCCGGCAACTGCTTTTGATAGACCAGAAAATATTGTCTCCCTGGAAATAGATCCAATCACTGCTAAATTACCAGATGGTAATAATCCGAGAGCGATAAATGAGATTTTTAGAGAGGATAATACACCATCTGATACAAGTGATTTTTCAGGAGAAATATCAACTGTAAGAATTGATCGGGAAACCGGTAAATTGGCAACTGATAACTGTCCAGAAGATAATATTGTTTCTAGAGAATATTTAGTCGATAGTGGAATAATGTTAGGTCCTGATGATATAGGATTTCAACAATCTAGCTCGCCTGGTGGCGGCAGAAGCTCTATTTCAGGTAGATATCAGGCCCGGGAAGGTATGCCACTAATTGAAATAGATTCTGAAACAGGTATTCCAAACAGAGATGATGATGGTAACTTAGTCTTTAAAACTGTACCTGATGAATATTGTGGTGAACATGGAGGTACTCCTCTTGACCAGCCTGATGAAACACCAGATGAAGATCGAGATCAACTATTCCCTATCGGTGAACAGGATGATGAAACTGACGATGATGATATTGATCTTGACCTGGATGAAATAGAAGATGAAGAACCAGAAGATGATGTCGAAGAAGATGAAGAACCTGAAGAAGATTCATCAAGAGAAGACCGAAGAAGCACAATAGACAGTCTGCTGGATCGATTATCTCCATCAGACGATTAA